CCGGACCTGCACCCGCTGATCGCGGCTGCGCGCCAGCCCCGCATCACGGAGCGCCTTGACGCGATGCGGCAGCGCCTGGCAGACCTGAAGGCGGATCAAGCGCTTGGGTGGGAGGCGATCGGCATACACGACACCGAATTCCTCGATCTGCTCGTCGCGATGGAAAACGCGCGGCATCCGGATGCTTGCGCTCAGCCTCCACGCCATCGACCACAAAGCGCTGCGCGACGGCAACCCGAGTGCCGTCGCCGACCTCGCCGGCGCGCTGGCAACCAGCATGCGTACCGGCAAACATTCCTGGCACGCCATCCTTTCCACCAACGGGTATCAAGCCGCAGTCTCGGTCCGCCATCACGCGGCGCACCCGGAGCGCATTTCCCTGGTGGTGGTGAGCAGCGGCGGCAAAATGCTGTCGAAATCCAAGTGGCATCAGGTGGCCACCCTGCTCGCGGAAGGGGTCGACAAGGCGCTCGAGCAACACCGCGCCCTGGGTCTGGAGAACGCCCCCTCGCGGGCCACGGTCGATGTGCACTGCTTGCACACCGGCACGCAGTTGACCAGCGACGGCGAGACCATCTTCGCGCTGTCGGCCGCCAAGGCCATGCCCACGGATCAAGATGTCGAGACGTTGCATCAGCGCGCCCTGACCGACGCGGGAGAGCGCAAGAGCCCGGTCGGTGTCCGGATCGAAAAAGACAACGACTATCTCGGGCCGCGCTTCTTCAAATACATGACGTACACAGCCGGCACCGACAAGCTGCTGAAGAAACGGCCGGCATTCGAAACGCAGCCTGTCAACAAGAAGACGGAACTGCCGTTGCGCGAATTCCAGGCCATGCATATGCGCCCGCGTGTGCCGCGGTTCGGTCTCCGGGAGCAACGGAACACCGCCCACGAAAACAAGCGGCTACAGTTGTACGAACGCGCCATCGCGCATCTCGGTGCGTCGGTACGGATCGACGCCATGGCCGGTTACCTGAACGAGTTGCAGCGTGCCCATCAAAGCGGGACCGAGCCCCCCGCGCCGCGCGATGCCGAGTTCCTTGACCTGCTGGCCGGCACGGAGAACATGCTGGACCCGCAGTTGCGCCTGTCCACCCACCGGATCGACACCGCGAAGCTGGGCACGCGCGACCCCGGCGCAATCGCGAGCCTGGCGCCCATCCTGGCGGAAGGGCTGCGCAGCGGCAACGACTGGCGCGCGACACTCGATCTCGGCGGGCACCATGTCGCGGTCGATGCCCGCCATGATGCCGAACATCCTACGCACCTGTCGCTTGCCGTGCTGAACGGCGCCGGCTCACCGCTGTCGCGGGAAGACTGGAAAAACCTCACCCACACACTCAGCAACAGCGTAAACGCGATCCTGCAGGCAGGCGAAGGAAACGGCTCGCGCACAGGCAAGGTATGGCTGACGCGTCTGAACATTTCCGACCACCTGACCGGCACCACCGACACAGCATTGTTTGCGCTACTCACCGCCAAGAACATGAAGGGCGACCAAGACATTGCCGGCGTGCACGGTAAAGCGCTGGCACGCGCCAGCGGTGTGGAAGCAGTTGGCGGTATCCTCAAACGCTCAGGCGACTCGCTGATCGACGAGGAGCACGACCCGGACAACAAGGATCACGCCTTGCTCAAGGGACTCCTCAGAGAGAAGCAGATCCAGCTATACGAACAGGCGATCCCCTACTTCGAGCGCTCGCTGGGAACGCGTTCGGAAACGCATTGAACCGCGCCGTCGTGGCCGGGCATCGACGTCCCGAGCCACGCTGACCGCTGGGCCGTCGCATGGCCGCCACGCCCGAGCCACGCGGATGCGTCAATTGGCGCCCCCCAAAAAAAGGGCCTTGGGATTCAACCCAAGGCCCTTTTGCATTGACTGTGCAGTCAATCGGCCGGATCAGGCACGCGAGGCGTCGTTCGGGTAGGACGTATCGCCGTTCCACGACAGGTAACCATAGGTGTCGGCCTGGCGGTCTCCGCCTTGCGTGTACGGATCGGCTTTAGCGGCAGCGCCCTGCGTGTAGACGTCGAACTTGGCGGCGCCGTCGGTGTACGGGTCGGCCTTGGCGACGGCCCCTTGCGTGTAAGGATCGACGCTGCCTTGCGCGGCGGCGGCCGGCTGGGCCGACAGCAGCGCGGCAGAGGCCGACAGCATGGCCATGGCGGCCAGCAGGGTGCGACGGGAGAAAGCGGTGGCGAGACGGGTGTTCATGATCGGCTCCTTTGCCTGGTGTTCGGTTGCGCTCGTGTTCTTGCGCTTGAAGCCAGAATAGATCGTTGCCCTCTTCGGATAAATAACATCACAACGAAAATACTGTTCACACGAAGGAAACAATTAGCCATCACCGCGCACAACGGAAAAGAAGGCCCGCCGACGTCATCCGCCAGCAAACCTGCAGAGTGCGGCTTGCGACGCCTTAGGCCGACTTACGCGCCGGGCGCGGGGTCCGACACGCTGGCGCGGCATCGCGGTGATGCGTAGCCTGCCGCGTCAAATCAGGGAGGCTTCGTGTCGGCCGCGTGAAGGCGCCCGCAAAAAAGCCGATCGGCGCAGCGGTGACGCCGGAGGGATGCCCTGGCCGAACGCTAGCAGCGGGCGGGCGATCCCGTGCGGGCTGCCGGCGCTACGCTTCACGGCGACGGGCGCGCCGCTGCAACTGGGCCAGTTCGGCTCGCCAGGCGAGATAGCCGACGCCGAGGAAGGGCCAGACCCAGCCGATCCATTGCGACAGGCTGTTGAAATGCACAAAGCGCCCGAGCCGCCAGGCCTGCGCCGACACCCACGAATACGGCCCGGGCGGCAGCACGTTCGACAGCACGATCAGAGCCAGCAGCAGCAGCATCGCCAGCGCGCCGCGCAGCCAGCGCGGCAGGCGTACCAGCAGCACCAGCACCAGCGACCCGACCACCAGTCCGAAGCGCCCGCCGGACGAGAGCCAGTCCCACGCGCCGGCCGCCGGAAACTGCAGCAGCGTCGCCCCGGCCTTGACCAGCAGCGCACTCGCGAGCAGCGCCGCCAGCAGGCGCAGCACCGGTGCGCCGCGCCGCATCGCCACGGTGGCCAGCAGGCCGGTGCCGATCCAGCTGCACGCGGTAATCAGGGCTTCCAGCAACTCCTGGCGCTGCAGCGCCTCGGGGTGTGCCTGCATGCGGTCGTGCCAGTCGAACAGCCCCGGGAACAGGCTGTGGATGATGCCGGTAAGAAAGGCATCCGGCGAGGGATCAAGCAGGATGCTGCGCACCACCCCGCCCATGCCGAAGAGGAACTCCTGCGGGAAGATCTGCGCGAACGGCCACAGCAGCAGCAGCGGGATGGCAAAGGTGGCCTGCGGCTCGAACCACCGCCAGCGCAGCCGCCGCAGGCTGCCGCGGTCGATCAGCCGGGCCGCGAACGGCGCCATGACAATGCCGCCCAGCAGCGCCCCGACCGTGTTGGCCGTCAGGTCGACATTGGACGAGATGCGCGTCGGCAGGTAGGTCTGCGCGGCCTCCATCGCGCCGGACAGCAGCATGCCCGCCAGCATCGCGAGCAGCACCGCGCGCCAGCCGGCGATACGCGGATGCAGCGACAGCACCACCAGCATGCCCAGCGGCATGTAGCCCCAGACGTTGGTCAGCAGATCGAAAAGCGTGTTGTAGCGCGGCAGCGGCGCGGTCAGGTAGGCGAACGGCGAGACGCCGGTGTCGATCCAGCCCGAGAACGGATACAGGCTCGCGTACACCACCAGCAACACGAACCAGGCCAGCCCGGCCCGTGCGAGCGGCGAGTGGCGATGCGTCGAAGGCGCGGCGGGAGGGGCGTGGAGGTCCGTCACCGGCGGAAGCTGCGGAAAAACCAAGGAGGTGCCCATGATACCGCCGGCTGCCGCGCGCGGGAGGCTGCGCCGGCACCGGACGGTCACGGCGTGCGGGTCGGCCCCGCGGACTTGGCCGCCGCCGGCAACGAGAGCCCCGCCACCCAGTCGAGCACCTCGCCGATAGAGCGGTCGGAGGCTTGCACGAGCGCGCTGACGCCGCCCGCCGCATCGGCGCTCGGTGCCGGCACGTCGGCCTGCACTACGCGCTGCGCAACCAGCCCACGCGCCATGAACACCGAAGCGCGCAGCCGCACCACGCCGCGGCTGGCATCCGGCCGGTCGAACACCTGCGAGAAATCGACCAGCTCGATGCGCAGCGTCGGCACCTCCGGCAGGCCATAGCCGACCACCTGCCCGCGCGCGGCCACGGCGTTGCGCAGGCGCGCATCGAACAGGTTGACGGGCGACTCCACCCAGCGGCTGTTGGCATACAGCTCGGTGCGCTGCCCCTGGGCATAGGCCAGCCGGTAGTAGATGGCGTTGCCGTCCATCCAGCCCGGGCCGACCACCTCGGTCACCCGCAGCGCGGTCGGCAAGCGGGGGCCGCCGACGGCAGCGGGGGCCAGGCCGAAGTCATAGACGGCCGTGGGCGCGGTCGGCGTACTGGAACAGGCCGCCAGCGCGGCCACCGTGGACAGCACCAGCACGCGGCGAAACACGGTCGGCAGGATCAGCATGGAATCTCCTCAGGGCCGGGCCGCTGCGGGAGCAGCCACCGATGGCGCCGATGGCGCCGCGAAGCCGGCCTCGCCGGGGCCGGGCGTGGCGGGCGCGGGGCCGAACAGCACGCTCTGCGGACGGCTGTTGAAGTCGGTCACCGCGTGGTCGAAGCTGCGGACGGCCTGGCGGGCCTCGCGGGCGACGCCGTTGAGCTGCGGCAGGGTCTCGTAGGTCAGCGCTTGGGTGGCCGCCTGCATCGACTGCGAGGCCGAACTGAGGTCGCTGCCGGCGCTGGCCAGCGTCCCCATCAGCGGCCCCTTCGGGTCGGACAGCGATTGCGACAGCCTGCGCGTGGCAACCAGCGTGGCATCGAGGTTGTCGGCGATCTGCGGCAGCTTGCGCATCGCCGGCTCGGCCTGGCGGGCAAGCGCGCCGTAGCTGTCCATCGTGCCCTGGAACGAGCGCACCGCCGCCATCAGCGCCTGCCGATGCTCGTCGTCGAGCATGGTGGCCAGCGAGCCCAGCGTCTGGTCGAGCTTGGTCAGCATCTGGTCGCCGCGCTTGTCCAGTTCGTCGAGAAAGCCGGCTTCCATGGCGATGCGCGCGGGACGCCTGTCGGAGGTTTCGAGACGGGTCGGGCTGCCCGCCCGCTTGCCGCTGTCGTATCCGCGGTCATCGAGCTGCACGTAGGCCAGGCCGGTCACGCCCTGGTAGGCCAGCCGGCCGTAGGTGGTGGTGGTGATGGGCGCGTCCTTG
The sequence above is drawn from the Ralstonia solanacearum K60 genome and encodes:
- a CDS encoding YopJ family acetyltransferase yields the protein MLALSLHAIDHKALRDGNPSAVADLAGALATSMRTGKHSWHAILSTNGYQAAVSVRHHAAHPERISLVVVSSGGKMLSKSKWHQVATLLAEGVDKALEQHRALGLENAPSRATVDVHCLHTGTQLTSDGETIFALSAAKAMPTDQDVETLHQRALTDAGERKSPVGVRIEKDNDYLGPRFFKYMTYTAGTDKLLKKRPAFETQPVNKKTELPLREFQAMHMRPRVPRFGLREQRNTAHENKRLQLYERAIAHLGASVRIDAMAGYLNELQRAHQSGTEPPAPRDAEFLDLLAGTENMLDPQLRLSTHRIDTAKLGTRDPGAIASLAPILAEGLRSGNDWRATLDLGGHHVAVDARHDAEHPTHLSLAVLNGAGSPLSREDWKNLTHTLSNSVNAILQAGEGNGSRTGKVWLTRLNISDHLTGTTDTALFALLTAKNMKGDQDIAGVHGKALARASGVEAVGGILKRSGDSLIDEEHDPDNKDHALLKGLLREKQIQLYEQAIPYFERSLGTRSETH
- a CDS encoding VanZ family protein, translated to MGTSLVFPQLPPVTDLHAPPAAPSTHRHSPLARAGLAWFVLLVVYASLYPFSGWIDTGVSPFAYLTAPLPRYNTLFDLLTNVWGYMPLGMLVVLSLHPRIAGWRAVLLAMLAGMLLSGAMEAAQTYLPTRISSNVDLTANTVGALLGGIVMAPFAARLIDRGSLRRLRWRWFEPQATFAIPLLLLWPFAQIFPQEFLFGMGGVVRSILLDPSPDAFLTGIIHSLFPGLFDWHDRMQAHPEALQRQELLEALITACSWIGTGLLATVAMRRGAPVLRLLAALLASALLVKAGATLLQFPAAGAWDWLSSGGRFGLVVGSLVLVLLVRLPRWLRGALAMLLLLALIVLSNVLPPGPYSWVSAQAWRLGRFVHFNSLSQWIGWVWPFLGVGYLAWRAELAQLQRRARRREA
- a CDS encoding ABC-type transport auxiliary lipoprotein family protein, translated to MLILPTVFRRVLVLSTVAALAACSSTPTAPTAVYDFGLAPAAVGGPRLPTALRVTEVVGPGWMDGNAIYYRLAYAQGQRTELYANSRWVESPVNLFDARLRNAVAARGQVVGYGLPEVPTLRIELVDFSQVFDRPDASRGVVRLRASVFMARGLVAQRVVQADVPAPSADAAGGVSALVQASDRSIGEVLDWVAGLSLPAAAKSAGPTRTP
- a CDS encoding MlaD family protein, which gives rise to MENRAHAFLAGLFTIGLAIFVALAVVWFNRDQTVRVPYDVVTRSTVNGLSPQAAVKYRGLDVGKVDTIRFDDKVPGQIIVRVLVDKDAPITTTTYGRLAYQGVTGLAYVQLDDRGYDSGKRAGSPTRLETSDRRPARIAMEAGFLDELDKRGDQMLTKLDQTLGSLATMLDDEHRQALMAAVRSFQGTMDSYGALARQAEPAMRKLPQIADNLDATLVATRRLSQSLSDPKGPLMGTLASAGSDLSSASQSMQAATQALTYETLPQLNGVAREARQAVRSFDHAVTDFNSRPQSVLFGPAPATPGPGEAGFAAPSAPSVAAPAAARP